From Elephas maximus indicus isolate mEleMax1 chromosome 25, mEleMax1 primary haplotype, whole genome shotgun sequence, the proteins below share one genomic window:
- the TRIB3 gene encoding tribbles homolog 3, with the protein MQATPLAAPAGAPSRKKGLELDNDLDAECPTRKRTRSQSQPLLPPCLLPLSPTPAPDPVPAVATASRLGPYILLEPEEGGRAYRALHCPTGTEYTCKVYPAPEALAVQEPYARLPPHEHVARPAEVLVGTQFLYAFFERSHGDMHSLVRRRRRLPEPEAAVLFRQMAAAVAHCHQHGLVLRDLKLRRFVFTNCERTKLVLENLEDSCVLTGPDDSLWDKHACPAYVGPEILSSRASYSGKAADVWSLGVALFTMLAGHYPFQDSEPVLLFGKIRRGAFALPEGLSAPARCLVRCLLRREPADRLTATGILLHPWLREDPRPPAPSRSHLREADQVVPDGLGPEEAEEEEGDKDVGLYG; encoded by the exons ATGCAAGCCACCCCTCTGGCTGCTCCTGCTGGTGCCCCCTCCAGGAAGAAGGGGTTAGAGTTGGACAATGACCTAGATGCTGAGTGCCCTACCCGGAAACGAACTCGAAGCCAGTCCCAGCCCCTGCTGCCCCCCTGCCTGCTGCCCCTGAGCCCAACCCCTGCCCCAGATCCTGTACCTGCTGTGGCCACTGCCTCCCGGCTTGGGCCCTACATCCTCCTGGAGCCTGAGGAGGGCGGCCGTGCCTACCGTGCCctgcactgccccacagggaccGAGTATACCTGCAAG GTGTACCCGGCCCCCGAGGCCCTGGCTGTGCAGGAGCCCTACGCGCGGCTGCCCCCCCACGAGCACGTGGCACGACCCGCTGAGGTCCTGGTGGGCACCCAATTCCTCTATGCCTTTTTCGAACGTTCCCACGGGGACATGCACAGCCTggtgcgccgccgccgccgcctccctgAGCCCGAGGCTGCTGTGCTCTTCCGCCAGATGGCCGCCGCCGTGGCACACTGCCACCAGCACGGTCTAGTCCTGCGGGATCTCAAACTGCGCCGCTTTGTCTTCACCAACTGTGAGAG GACGAAGCTGGTACTGGAGAACCTGGAGGACTCGTGTGTGTTGACCGGGCCGGACGACAGTCTATGGGACAAGCATGCCTGTCCAGCCTACGTGGGGCCCGAGATCCTCAGCTCACGGGCATCCTACTCTGGCAAGGCGGCAGATGTCTGGAGCCTGGGTGTGGCGCTCTTCACCATGCTGGCTGGCCACTACCCCTTCCAGGACTCAGAGCCTGTCCTTCTGTTTGGCAAGATCCGCCGCGGGGCCTTTGCCCTGCCGGAAGGCCTCTCAGCTCCAGCCCGATGCCTGGTGCGCTGCCTCCTTCGACGGGAGCCAGCTGACCGGCTCACAGCCACGGGCATCCTGCTGCACCCCTGGCTGCGGGAGGACCCACGGCCCCCAGCCCCATCACGGTCCCACCTCCGGGAGGCTGACCAGGTGGTCCCTGATGGACTGGGGCCAGAAGAGgctgaggaagaggagggagacaAGGATGTGGGTCTATACGGCTAA